One Streptomyces sp. CNQ-509 DNA window includes the following coding sequences:
- a CDS encoding helix-turn-helix domain-containing protein — MGRREVPVDPGAGPVQRFAYELRKLRQDAGGITYRALAQRAGYSVTTLSQAAAGEQLPTLSVALAYVRACGGEAVEWEARWGQAVNEAAAQPIDADGGAGADLPYRGLARFETRDSGRFFGREQLTGDVVELLRRQRFAAVFGPSGSGKSSLLRAGLIPALQHTREAALRPAAIRILTPGDRPARTQGRHFTPTATCPASASDTLVIVDQFEEVFTLCRDPAERARFLDMLLTARRPESRLRVLLAVRADFYGRCAEHRELAEALRDANVLVGPMTAGELRDAIVKPAAADGLTVERALTAHLVEEVADAPGGLPLLSHVLLETWRRRRGKVLTMAGYQAAGGLGGAIATTAEEVYATFTEGQKAAARRVLLRLVAPGEGTPDTRRPAQRTELEVTADGQETAHVLEQLVRARLLTLDDDTGVNLAHEALLTAWPRLRAWIEEDRERLRAHRKLTEAARTWEELGHEAGALYRGSRLAAAQEHFGGDPGEDLTDLEGAFLTASYAAREEDERAAARTTRRLRALTATLSALLVLALVASLMAWHQSRVSEQRREAADAARQAALSRQLAAQSAALLDTEPDLASLLAVQSYQTSPISQAMESLYAAAAMPLQHVLTGHSKAVIATAFSRDGRTLTTAGTDGAVRKWDTRTGRLRNALPGDTSAGDEYHPVELSPDGRTMATEDTTGVEKVTVQLRDTSTGRLRGTLPELTAGVGPLAFSPDGRTLATGRMDHGVQLWDVSTGRLRRSLPEVTADVGPLVFSSDGRTLATGRMDHGVQLWDTSTGRLRRTLPERTADVVLLAFSPDGRTLATGSLDRSVELWDSSTGRLRRTLPEKTDDIRSLVFSPDGRTLATGSADYRIRLWDTGTGRLRETFPGHTDTLLSITFSPDGRSLATGSLDNTSRLWHLPADQKQATLPEHLKETDEAGFSGGGRTLATGSLERSVELWDSSTGRLRSSLPEETVDVRSLAFSPDGRTLATGSQNRGVQLWDTSTGHLLRSLAGYTGVADTLAFSSDGHTLATGSVHRGAELWNASTGRLRRIQPEEAIGMGASTGFSPDGRTLVIGGEDGTVGLWDTSTGKLRTSLPGHSDTVGSLEFSPDGRTLATGSADHTVRLWDTGTGRTRGSLPGYAAEPGALAFSPDGDVLATSSIDDHTVGLWDARSGSRLATFSGHTDTVFAAAFSPDGRTLTTGSIDQTVRRWKVDLPTPTAAIDKICRTIGRDLTARERSVYLPDQPHDVCKP, encoded by the coding sequence GTGGGGCGTCGTGAGGTGCCGGTGGATCCGGGAGCGGGTCCGGTGCAGCGGTTTGCGTATGAGCTGCGCAAGCTGCGGCAGGACGCGGGCGGGATCACTTACCGGGCATTAGCGCAACGGGCAGGCTATTCGGTCACGACGCTGTCGCAGGCAGCGGCTGGGGAGCAACTCCCCACGCTGTCGGTGGCGTTGGCCTACGTGCGGGCGTGCGGGGGCGAGGCGGTGGAGTGGGAGGCGCGGTGGGGGCAGGCGGTGAACGAAGCCGCCGCCCAGCCCATCGACGCCGACGGTGGTGCAGGTGCAGACCTGCCCTACCGAGGACTGGCGAGGTTCGAGACCCGCGACAGCGGCCGGTTTTTCGGCCGCGAGCAGCTCACCGGCGACGTGGTTGAGCTACTGCGCCGCCAGCGGTTCGCCGCGGTGTTCGGCCCCTCGGGCAGCGGTAAATCTTCCCTGCTGCGCGCAGGTCTGATACCTGCACTCCAGCACACCCGAGAGGCGGCCCTGCGTCCCGCTGCGATCCGGATCCTCACCCCCGGTGACCGCCCGGCCCGCACCCAGGGCCGTCACTTCACGCCCACAGCCACTTGCCCCGCCTCTGCCTCGGACACGCTGGTGATCGTGGATCAGTTCGAGGAGGTCTTCACCCTCTGCCGCGACCCGGCAGAACGTGCCCGTTTCCTCGACATGCTGCTGACCGCCCGGCGGCCCGAGAGCCGGTTACGGGTGCTCCTGGCCGTCCGCGCCGACTTCTACGGCCGCTGCGCCGAGCACCGGGAGCTGGCCGAGGCGCTGCGTGATGCGAACGTGCTGGTCGGTCCGATGACCGCGGGGGAGCTGCGCGATGCGATCGTCAAGCCGGCCGCGGCCGATGGCCTGACCGTGGAGCGCGCCCTGACCGCCCACCTCGTCGAGGAGGTCGCCGACGCGCCGGGCGGGTTGCCGCTGCTGTCGCATGTGCTGCTGGAGACCTGGCGCCGCCGCCGGGGCAAGGTCCTGACGATGGCCGGCTACCAGGCCGCCGGCGGGCTGGGCGGCGCGATCGCCACAACCGCCGAAGAGGTCTACGCCACCTTCACCGAAGGGCAGAAGGCAGCGGCCCGCCGCGTGCTACTGCGCCTGGTGGCTCCCGGCGAGGGCACCCCCGACACCCGCAGACCCGCCCAGCGCACGGAATTGGAGGTCACCGCCGACGGGCAGGAGACCGCCCACGTCCTCGAACAACTGGTCCGCGCCCGTCTGCTCACCCTCGACGACGACACCGGCGTCAATCTGGCCCACGAGGCCCTGCTGACCGCATGGCCCCGGCTGCGAGCATGGATTGAAGAGGACCGCGAGCGGCTGCGCGCGCACCGGAAGCTGACGGAGGCGGCACGCACCTGGGAGGAACTGGGCCACGAGGCGGGTGCGCTGTACCGGGGGAGCCGCCTCGCCGCCGCCCAGGAGCACTTCGGCGGCGACCCCGGCGAAGACCTCACCGACCTGGAAGGTGCCTTCCTCACTGCCAGCTACGCCGCGCGTGAGGAGGACGAGCGAGCCGCCGCCCGCACCACCCGGCGGCTGCGGGCGCTCACTGCGACGCTGTCGGCCCTGCTGGTCCTCGCGCTCGTCGCGAGCTTGATGGCCTGGCACCAGAGCCGGGTCAGCGAGCAGCGGCGGGAGGCCGCTGACGCGGCGAGGCAGGCGGCCCTGTCCCGGCAGCTTGCCGCCCAGTCCGCTGCCCTCCTCGACACAGAACCCGATCTTGCCTCGCTGCTGGCAGTCCAGTCCTACCAGACCAGCCCGATATCGCAGGCCATGGAAAGCCTCTATGCTGCCGCCGCCATGCCCCTGCAGCACGTACTCACCGGGCACTCCAAGGCTGTGATCGCGACGGCCTTCAGCCGTGACGGCCGCACCCTGACCACCGCAGGCACCGATGGCGCAGTACGGAAGTGGGACACCCGCACCGGCCGTCTCCGCAACGCTCTGCCTGGAGACACCTCTGCTGGTGACGAATACCACCCCGTGGAACTCAGTCCAGACGGCCGCACCATGGCCACGGAAGACACTACCGGCGTCGAGAAGGTCACAGTGCAATTGCGGGACACATCCACGGGCCGTCTCCGCGGGACCCTGCCTGAGCTGACCGCCGGTGTCGGTCCGCTGGCGTTCAGTCCTGACGGCCGCACCCTCGCCACCGGACGTATGGATCACGGGGTGCAACTGTGGGATGTGTCCACCGGCCGTCTCCGCAGGAGCCTGCCTGAGGTCACCGCCGATGTCGGTCCGCTGGTGTTCAGTTCGGACGGCCGCACCCTCGCCACCGGACGTATGGATCACGGGGTGCAACTGTGGGACACATCCACCGGCCGTCTCCGCAGGACCCTCCCTGAGCGGACCGCCGATGTCGTTTTGTTGGCGTTCAGTCCGGACGGCCGCACCCTCGCAACCGGGAGCCTGGATCGGAGCGTCGAGTTGTGGGATTCGTCCACCGGCCGTCTCCGCAGGACCCTGCCCGAGAAGACCGACGATATCCGTTCGCTGGTGTTCAGTCCTGACGGCCGCACCCTCGCCACCGGGAGCGCAGATTACAGGATCCGTCTCTGGGACACCGGTACTGGCCGTCTGCGTGAAACCTTCCCCGGACACACCGACACCCTCCTCTCGATCACCTTCAGTCCGGATGGCCGCAGCCTCGCCACCGGAAGCCTAGATAACACCTCACGTTTGTGGCACCTGCCTGCCGACCAGAAGCAGGCCACCCTCCCCGAGCACCTCAAGGAAACAGACGAGGCAGGGTTCAGTGGGGGTGGCCGCACTCTGGCGACCGGGAGCCTGGAGCGGAGTGTCGAGTTGTGGGATTCGTCCACGGGCCGTCTTCGCAGCAGCTTGCCTGAGGAGACCGTCGATGTCCGTTCGCTGGCGTTCAGTCCGGACGGCCGCACTCTCGCCACCGGGAGCCAGAACCGCGGGGTGCAGCTGTGGGATACATCCACCGGCCATCTCCTCCGTAGCCTGGCCGGATATACAGGTGTGGCAGACACGCTGGCGTTCAGTTCGGATGGGCACACGCTGGCCACTGGCAGCGTCCATCGAGGGGCGGAGCTCTGGAATGCATCCACCGGTCGCCTCCGGAGAATCCAGCCTGAAGAGGCCATCGGGATGGGCGCCTCAACAGGGTTCAGTCCGGACGGTCGCACCCTCGTCATCGGAGGCGAAGACGGCACAGTGGGGCTGTGGGACACCAGCACCGGCAAGCTCCGCACCAGCCTGCCCGGGCACAGCGACACCGTCGGTTCGTTGGAGTTCAGTCCGGACGGTCGCACCCTCGCGACCGGAAGCGCAGATCACACGGTACGTCTGTGGGACACCGGCACAGGTCGCACCCGCGGAAGTCTGCCCGGATACGCAGCCGAGCCGGGCGCACTGGCGTTCAGCCCAGACGGCGACGTGCTAGCCACCAGTAGCATCGACGACCACACAGTGGGGCTGTGGGACGCCCGCAGCGGCAGCAGGCTGGCTACGTTCTCCGGGCACACCGACACGGTGTTCGCTGCGGCGTTCAGCCCTGATGGGCGCACCCTGACCACCGGCAGCATCGATCAGACCGTCCGTCGGTGGAAGGTAGACCTACCAACTCCCACCGCGGCGATCGACAAGATCTGTCGCACCATCGGCCGTGACCTCACCGCGCGGGAACGTTCGGTGTACCTGCCGGACCAGCCACACGACGTGTGCAAGCCCTGA
- a CDS encoding GNAT family N-acetyltransferase yields the protein MGSQEQAVEITRARLDHLSKIVALARERSLDATDPARASNEGFLVSDYTESTYRERLSSAEHFYVAVKGGDVVGFLLAYSDERLAADEWLNHWIKARLGSFLVIKQVCVARGMSRQGIASRLYTHILETWTASPVIAAVVAEPANLASTKFHRKHHFEELIELRPPDGHLRKIWIFHRSHGAMIQAQYPVAIDLYKHEDSVNWNKLSNFFYITAALAAATGFSLTSDSGKVRSIALMLPLIGLGLALAFSQMLLCGLRYLRARKDAVINIEDSLSWHGGARIVSHGISSPGNRWLRESPTGILMVSLPLLMAACWVVILIISLS from the coding sequence ATGGGTAGCCAAGAACAGGCGGTGGAAATCACGCGGGCCCGCCTCGACCACTTGTCGAAAATTGTCGCACTGGCCCGTGAGCGGAGCCTTGACGCCACCGATCCCGCTCGCGCGAGCAACGAGGGATTCCTTGTCTCCGACTACACCGAGAGCACTTACCGGGAAAGACTTTCGTCCGCCGAGCATTTTTATGTGGCTGTGAAGGGCGGCGATGTCGTGGGGTTTCTGCTCGCCTACAGCGACGAGCGTCTCGCAGCGGACGAATGGCTCAACCACTGGATCAAGGCCAGGCTCGGCAGTTTTCTCGTGATCAAGCAGGTGTGCGTCGCACGGGGTATGAGCCGTCAGGGAATCGCCTCACGCCTGTACACCCACATCCTGGAGACGTGGACCGCGAGCCCGGTGATCGCCGCGGTCGTCGCCGAGCCCGCCAACCTCGCGTCCACGAAATTCCACCGCAAACACCACTTCGAAGAGCTGATCGAGTTGCGACCGCCGGACGGTCACCTGCGTAAGATATGGATCTTCCACAGGTCGCACGGCGCTATGATCCAGGCCCAGTACCCCGTTGCCATCGATCTCTACAAACACGAGGACTCGGTCAACTGGAACAAGCTGAGCAACTTTTTCTACATCACTGCCGCGCTGGCGGCAGCGACTGGGTTTTCCCTTACCAGCGACTCGGGTAAAGTCCGCAGCATTGCCCTCATGTTACCCCTGATCGGACTCGGCCTGGCGCTGGCCTTCTCTCAGATGCTGCTGTGCGGCCTGCGCTATCTACGGGCCCGCAAGGATGCCGTCATCAATATAGAAGACAGCCTCTCCTGGCACGGAGGTGCACGCATCGTGAGTCATGGGATCAGTTCCCCGGGAAACAGGTGGCTCAGAGAGTCTCCCACCGGCATATTGATGGTTTCCTTGCCGCTCCTGATGGCGGCGTGCTGGGTCGTCATCCTGATCATATCGCTCTCGTAA
- a CDS encoding 2'-5' RNA ligase family protein, which translates to MQPFEFKRADTSWPEGETLLHVYALCDLASHPALAALVRGARAALRDFPLSHVEDRWLHITIDQITDQVASAIGQDERDQLADALTEHLRDTDPFDLTVGSLLSSRFGVIADLHPDEPLIRLHEAVRATIRDVRGEAAVRYPWGVQHLTISYATQEADSDEAQRLLHRVRPGHAPLRVDAVHLVDVTADSTAKTITWAHLAAIPLGTPD; encoded by the coding sequence ATGCAACCCTTCGAGTTCAAGCGAGCGGACACAAGCTGGCCGGAGGGCGAGACCCTCTTGCACGTCTACGCGCTGTGCGACTTGGCGAGCCATCCGGCGCTCGCTGCGCTCGTTCGCGGTGCCCGCGCAGCGCTGCGGGACTTCCCCCTCAGCCATGTCGAGGACCGCTGGCTGCACATCACCATCGACCAGATCACGGACCAGGTCGCCTCTGCCATCGGGCAGGACGAACGCGACCAGCTCGCCGACGCGCTGACCGAGCATCTGCGCGACACGGATCCCTTCGACCTCACCGTGGGCAGCCTCTTGTCCTCGCGTTTCGGCGTGATCGCCGATCTACACCCCGACGAGCCCTTGATCCGCCTCCACGAAGCGGTACGCGCCACGATCCGCGACGTCCGCGGGGAGGCCGCCGTGCGCTATCCCTGGGGAGTCCAGCACCTGACGATCTCCTACGCTACCCAGGAAGCCGACTCCGATGAGGCCCAGCGGCTGCTTCACCGTGTACGCCCCGGACACGCCCCGTTGCGAGTCGATGCCGTGCACCTCGTCGACGTGACCGCCGACAGCACGGCCAAGACCATCACCTGGGCCCACCTTGCTGCCATCCCCCTGGGCACGCCCGACTGA
- a CDS encoding LIM domain-containing protein produces MSSGLPVSPEGLIHEEAVGEDPLEVLVDLLCDVETSLSREKVREVTSEVVQGRTRQRAIAQELTANLQVLRTGLSPCAIRVGILLMALKKAGAEQLAHPRCHACGRELVNALNTRARTWGHSSCFRKPEACTLCGEVRAVRRRDRQGQPYCERCRLPEHDDPTGALVKVLAGLEPGLGRDQVLEALDHSAGAPARRRDVAWAVVERPNLLTGQAAMAPTPGVLRFIDALVRAGADSVVMPPCPGCGKQRTLTQAVNGQRMCNPCVRRARSAPCVRCGLIKTKYRRDEGETTVCQSCWAIDPRYWEVCSRCGNRRRVAGRTEAGAVCQTCRPRPERTCAICGHSRKGTVSRAINKHVCDRCQGLWVVCGGCGAGAVVRGGTRAKPLCARCVNPDPTFWKRCRICNTTWQLNTAPCTRCSLDARLRKIFAPPGGSTAAELDRLRERLVQVDRPSYAITWLRKPNVQATITALVREHPVITHTALDTMPQSKTLAHFRSMLVSVGALEFRDEGLIRIERAVDEAVAGQQWGEHQRALRGFVDWHLLRRLRGRLKDKPASTQQLQNVRVHLVAADAFLHWLEDQGTSLSGCTQGEAESYLNSDPPHPGRCAAFIRWAVRQRYAPAGIKAPAIRWTGPAGPHDQDARWAVARRLLHDGDIPTADRVAGLLMLLYAQNASSIHRLTTDRVTNNGDHVLLSLGDRPIQLPAPLDALVSDLVAARSSHSVLRHESEWLFPGRKAGHPIHESQMLRRLRMLGVKPRQGRNTALFTLAQQLPAGQLATMLGVHISVAVAWQRASGGDWMAYAAALAARSTTRGGITTRPDPSRSRSLP; encoded by the coding sequence ATGAGTTCCGGTCTCCCCGTATCCCCGGAAGGGCTGATACACGAGGAGGCGGTTGGCGAGGACCCGCTGGAGGTCCTGGTGGACCTCCTGTGCGACGTCGAGACCTCTCTGAGCCGGGAGAAGGTCCGGGAGGTCACCTCCGAGGTGGTGCAGGGCCGGACCCGGCAACGCGCCATCGCCCAGGAGCTGACCGCCAATCTGCAGGTCCTGCGAACAGGGCTTTCGCCGTGTGCGATTCGGGTCGGCATCTTGCTGATGGCCTTGAAGAAGGCAGGTGCCGAACAACTGGCACACCCGAGATGCCACGCGTGTGGGCGTGAACTGGTGAACGCCCTTAACACGCGCGCCCGTACCTGGGGGCACAGCTCGTGCTTTCGGAAGCCCGAGGCGTGCACCCTGTGTGGCGAAGTCCGCGCGGTCCGACGCCGAGACCGGCAGGGCCAGCCGTACTGCGAACGCTGCCGGCTGCCGGAACACGACGACCCGACAGGCGCGCTCGTGAAGGTGCTGGCCGGCCTGGAACCCGGGCTCGGCCGCGACCAGGTCCTGGAGGCGCTGGACCACAGCGCGGGGGCGCCGGCCCGGCGTCGTGACGTCGCCTGGGCCGTCGTGGAACGTCCGAACCTCCTCACCGGCCAGGCAGCGATGGCCCCCACGCCCGGTGTCCTGCGCTTCATCGACGCGCTCGTCCGTGCCGGGGCCGACAGCGTGGTGATGCCCCCCTGCCCGGGATGCGGCAAGCAGCGAACGCTGACGCAGGCCGTGAACGGGCAGCGGATGTGCAACCCGTGCGTTCGAAGGGCCCGTTCCGCGCCGTGCGTCCGCTGCGGACTGATCAAAACCAAGTACCGCCGCGACGAGGGCGAGACCACCGTGTGCCAGTCCTGCTGGGCCATTGACCCACGGTACTGGGAGGTGTGTTCCCGGTGCGGCAACCGGCGTCGGGTCGCCGGACGCACCGAGGCCGGAGCCGTGTGCCAAACCTGCCGCCCGCGACCCGAGCGGACCTGCGCCATCTGCGGCCATAGCCGCAAGGGCACCGTCTCCCGAGCGATCAACAAGCACGTGTGCGACCGCTGCCAGGGGCTGTGGGTCGTCTGCGGCGGCTGCGGCGCCGGGGCGGTGGTCCGAGGCGGTACCCGAGCGAAACCGCTGTGCGCGCGGTGCGTGAACCCCGACCCGACGTTCTGGAAGCGGTGCCGCATCTGCAACACGACCTGGCAGCTCAATACCGCGCCCTGCACCCGGTGCAGTCTCGATGCCAGGCTCCGTAAGATCTTCGCGCCTCCGGGCGGCAGCACCGCTGCTGAGCTGGACCGACTACGTGAGCGCCTCGTCCAGGTCGACCGCCCAAGCTATGCGATCACCTGGCTGCGCAAGCCCAACGTCCAGGCCACCATCACGGCACTGGTGCGCGAGCACCCCGTCATCACGCACACCGCGCTCGACACCATGCCGCAGAGCAAGACACTTGCCCACTTCCGGTCCATGCTGGTCTCCGTCGGAGCTCTGGAATTCCGCGACGAAGGCTTGATCCGGATCGAGCGCGCAGTGGACGAGGCCGTTGCCGGGCAGCAGTGGGGCGAGCATCAGCGAGCCCTGCGTGGCTTCGTCGACTGGCACCTGCTGCGACGGCTGCGCGGGCGCTTGAAGGACAAGCCCGCCAGCACCCAGCAGCTCCAGAACGTCCGGGTCCATCTCGTCGCGGCCGATGCCTTTCTCCACTGGCTGGAAGACCAGGGCACGTCGCTGAGCGGCTGCACGCAAGGAGAGGCGGAGAGCTACCTCAACTCCGACCCCCCGCACCCGGGGCGGTGCGCTGCCTTCATCCGGTGGGCCGTACGGCAGCGATACGCCCCGGCCGGCATCAAGGCCCCGGCGATCCGCTGGACCGGCCCGGCCGGTCCGCACGACCAGGACGCACGCTGGGCCGTTGCCCGCCGGCTGCTGCATGACGGCGACATCCCTACAGCAGACCGTGTCGCCGGGCTCCTCATGCTGCTCTACGCACAGAACGCCAGCAGCATCCACCGCCTCACCACCGACCGCGTCACCAACAACGGCGACCACGTACTGCTCAGCCTGGGAGACCGCCCCATCCAGCTCCCGGCACCGCTGGACGCCCTCGTATCGGACCTCGTGGCCGCGCGCTCCTCGCACTCCGTGCTCCGGCACGAGAGCGAATGGCTGTTCCCGGGCCGGAAGGCCGGGCACCCCATCCACGAATCGCAGATGCTGCGACGGCTTCGCATGCTCGGCGTCAAGCCACGCCAAGGCCGCAACACCGCCCTGTTCACGCTCGCCCAGCAGCTCCCCGCAGGGCAGTTGGCTACGATGCTCGGCGTGCACATCAGCGTGGCCGTTGCCTGGCAGCGGGCGAGCGGCGGAGACTGGATGGCGTACGCCGCGGCCCTCGCCGCCCGATCCACCACCCGCGGTGGAATTACCACAAGGCCGGACCCGAGCCGGAGCCGATCGTTACCGTGA
- a CDS encoding helix-turn-helix transcriptional regulator, whose amino-acid sequence MTAKLDYQWHLRKVMADRGMFSTTDLIAPLEERGISLSSSQVYRLVVERPERLSLKVLMALLDILDCRMNDLIEPVRAAGTAARPRKKAAAGGAAPEPGLGALRPKRARITGVDQ is encoded by the coding sequence ATGACCGCCAAGCTCGACTACCAGTGGCACCTGCGCAAGGTCATGGCGGACCGCGGGATGTTCTCCACCACCGATCTCATCGCCCCGTTGGAGGAGCGCGGGATCTCACTCTCCTCGAGCCAGGTCTACCGCCTCGTCGTGGAGCGGCCGGAACGGCTGAGCCTGAAGGTCCTGATGGCGCTGCTGGACATCCTGGACTGCCGGATGAACGACCTGATCGAGCCCGTCCGTGCGGCGGGCACCGCCGCCCGGCCCAGGAAGAAGGCCGCCGCCGGCGGGGCCGCGCCGGAGCCCGGTCTCGGCGCCCTGCGCCCGAAGCGCGCCCGCATTACTGGAGTTGATCAATGA
- a CDS encoding tyrosine-type recombinase/integrase, with the protein MRRPGVELAGSAKLELVSGVVQLHPEDAVWEAMLRGWQSQQQARNLKPGTVDPRVQLVRGFQGFINEYPWNWTPAHMDEWSAALTTEKHLAPSTVRGYQGTLRLFSEYLIDPRYGWAALCEAEFGSHPVAICHEWNTIPHLQDYEGGPEARPFTREELQRFLDYADDQVERAIRSGRKGALAAYRDATLFKVVYGWGLRRTETSKLDLVDFGRNPKAPRFGRYGTLNVRYGKAKNGQPPRRRNVLSVMDWAVEAVDDYVGNVWPRFGFPDLPALWITERGGRLRPGSINDRFEEYRDALGLPKELSPHSLRHSYVTHLTEDGVDRFFIQKQVGHECDSSLAVYTHVSDDFMNTSLQNALAPAFAGL; encoded by the coding sequence ATGCGTCGGCCGGGGGTCGAGTTGGCCGGGTCGGCCAAACTGGAGCTCGTCTCCGGCGTGGTCCAGCTCCATCCTGAAGACGCCGTGTGGGAGGCGATGCTGCGCGGCTGGCAGTCGCAGCAGCAGGCCCGGAATCTGAAGCCGGGTACGGTCGACCCGCGGGTGCAACTGGTCCGTGGGTTCCAGGGATTCATCAACGAGTACCCCTGGAACTGGACTCCTGCCCACATGGACGAGTGGTCGGCCGCCCTGACCACGGAGAAGCACCTCGCGCCATCCACGGTCCGTGGCTATCAGGGCACTCTGCGGCTGTTCTCCGAGTACCTCATCGATCCCCGGTACGGCTGGGCAGCGCTGTGCGAGGCGGAGTTCGGCTCGCATCCTGTGGCGATTTGCCATGAGTGGAACACCATCCCCCATCTGCAGGACTACGAAGGCGGTCCGGAGGCCCGCCCGTTCACCCGCGAGGAGCTTCAGCGGTTCCTCGACTACGCCGACGACCAGGTGGAGCGGGCGATCCGCAGCGGTCGCAAGGGCGCGCTCGCGGCTTATCGCGATGCCACCTTGTTCAAGGTCGTCTACGGGTGGGGGCTGCGCCGCACGGAGACGTCGAAGCTCGACCTGGTCGACTTCGGGAGGAACCCCAAGGCGCCCCGGTTCGGCCGGTACGGCACGCTCAACGTGCGCTACGGCAAGGCCAAGAATGGCCAGCCTCCGCGCCGGCGGAACGTGTTGTCCGTCATGGACTGGGCCGTCGAGGCGGTGGATGACTACGTCGGGAACGTGTGGCCGCGCTTCGGGTTCCCTGATCTGCCCGCGCTGTGGATCACCGAGCGCGGGGGCCGGCTGCGGCCCGGTTCGATCAACGACCGGTTCGAGGAGTACCGCGACGCCCTGGGACTGCCGAAGGAGCTGTCGCCCCACTCGCTGCGGCACTCCTATGTCACGCATCTGACCGAGGACGGGGTGGACCGGTTCTTCATCCAGAAGCAGGTCGGCCACGAGTGCGACAGCTCCCTGGCCGTCTACACGCACGTGAGCGACGACTTCATGAACACTTCCCTGCAGAATGCCCTGGCTCCGGCCTTCGCCGGGCTGTGA
- a CDS encoding 2'-5' RNA ligase family protein encodes MASIRCLHIRWATQARALIEHARTHWRRATTIRTTYEPGIDDRQDENTEGIMEDFFARVQNREQPWPPGREDLHWHLLPPPPIRRALTDRYRPVAALPGMAAVAPEDVHLTVQHAAPLDGYRPGEIEAIRAGVTERARAMDPVEVVLSRPALGTVALECGGHPGEPARRVWRMVCDVHDKVTSGRFPRISASYDPHVTLAYGDPRELHQMGAFALVA; translated from the coding sequence GTGGCGTCGATCCGGTGCCTCCATATTCGGTGGGCGACCCAAGCCCGTGCGCTGATCGAGCACGCCCGCACCCACTGGCGCCGCGCCACCACCATCCGCACCACGTATGAGCCCGGCATCGACGATCGCCAGGACGAGAACACGGAGGGCATCATGGAAGACTTCTTCGCGCGAGTGCAGAACCGTGAGCAGCCCTGGCCCCCCGGCCGCGAGGACCTGCACTGGCACCTGCTGCCCCCGCCGCCGATACGCCGCGCCCTGACCGACCGCTACCGGCCGGTGGCCGCCCTGCCCGGGATGGCCGCAGTCGCTCCCGAGGACGTGCACCTCACCGTCCAGCACGCGGCACCCCTGGACGGGTACCGGCCAGGGGAGATCGAGGCGATCAGGGCGGGGGTCACCGAGCGGGCCCGAGCCATGGACCCGGTCGAAGTGGTGCTCTCCCGGCCCGCTCTTGGCACCGTGGCGCTGGAGTGCGGCGGACATCCGGGTGAACCGGCACGGCGGGTCTGGAGGATGGTCTGCGACGTCCACGACAAGGTCACCAGCGGCCGGTTCCCTCGGATCTCGGCGAGCTACGACCCGCACGTGACCCTCGCGTACGGGGATCCTCGGGAGTTGCATCAGATGGGCGCGTTCGCACTGGTCGCCTGA
- a CDS encoding ATP-binding protein translates to MTPAAAAAPVTADAPCPYAFEVGCAPDRSRVRCLRQITAGYLALWDLTGALADDIVIVVSELVSNAVLHGKGDVFLHVQYAAGELQIEVSDANPAPAKLRHAGDDEDSGRGLLLVADLAHGWGVTNGGRTTWCRFLVPAGRP, encoded by the coding sequence ATGACCCCCGCCGCAGCCGCCGCGCCGGTCACTGCGGACGCGCCTTGCCCTTACGCCTTCGAAGTGGGATGTGCACCGGACCGGTCGCGCGTCAGGTGCCTGCGCCAGATCACCGCCGGCTACCTGGCCTTATGGGATCTGACCGGGGCGCTTGCCGACGACATCGTGATCGTCGTATCCGAGTTGGTGTCCAACGCCGTGCTGCACGGAAAGGGCGACGTCTTCCTGCACGTCCAGTACGCCGCCGGCGAGCTGCAGATCGAAGTCAGCGACGCCAATCCCGCCCCTGCCAAACTGCGTCACGCCGGCGATGACGAAGACTCCGGCCGCGGCCTGCTGCTCGTCGCGGACCTCGCCCACGGATGGGGTGTCACGAACGGCGGCAGGACCACGTGGTGCCGCTTTCTCGTACCCGCCGGGAGGCCGTGA